Proteins encoded in a region of the Eulemur rufifrons isolate Redbay chromosome 15, OSU_ERuf_1, whole genome shotgun sequence genome:
- the CUL7 gene encoding cullin-7 isoform X1 — translation MVGELRYREFRVPLGPGLHAYPDELIRQRVGHDGHPEYQIRWLILRRGDDGEGGSSQVDCKAEHILLWMSNDEIYANCHKMLGENGQVIGPSQESAGEAGALDKSVLGEMETDVKSLIQRALRQLEECVGTIPPAPLLHTVHVLSAYASIEPLTGVFKDPRVLDLLMHMLSSPDYQIRWSAGRMIQALSSHDAGEGQYGEEGKAGEGLGRLRDSQDTVAGASDLIRTRTQILLSLSQQEAIEKHLDFDSRCALLALFAQATLSEHPMSFEGIQLPQVPGRLLFSLVKHYLNVTSLLDQLNDSATEPGAQNNSAPEELSGERGRLELEFSMAMGTLISELVQAMRWDRASSRPGSSAQAPCSIFQPQLADAAAGLPPTQAQPSLRRSKRFRPRSQFASGNTYALYVRDTLQPGMRVRMLADYEEISAGDEGEFRQSNSGVPPAQVFWESTGRTYWVHWHMLEILGFEEDIEDVVPADEHQGAVVSGALGRALPSWRWKPMTELYAVPYVLPEDEDTEESEHLTQAEWWELLFFIQKLDGPGHQEVLEILQENLDGEHILDDEILAELAVPIELAQDLLLSLPQRLDDSALRDLINCRVYRKYGPEAYPSLLEAQQDVLLSKAQDQAQESEDAARVGVKEPPSQSLNTPLQHLVEGYGPAGKILLDLEQALSSEGTQESKVKSLLLQLQRQPQPFLTLMQSLDTPETNRALHLTALRILMQLVDFPEALLLPWHEAMDACMACLRSPNTDREVLQELIFFLHRLTSVSRDYAVVLNQLGARDAISKALEKHLGKLELAQELRDMVFKCEKHAHLYRKLTTNILGGCIQMVLGQIEDHRRTHRPINIPFFDVFLRYLCQGSSVEVKEDKCWEKVEVSSNPHRASKLTDRNPRTYWESNGSTGSHYITLHMHQGVLVRQLTLLVASEDSSYMPARVVVYGGDNTSSLNTELNSVNVMPSASRVILLENLNRFWPIIQIRIKRCQQGGTDTRIRGLEILGPKPTFWPVFREQLCRHTRLFYMVRAQAWSQDMAEDRMSLLHLSSRLNGALRQEQTFAHRFLPDNEAARALGKTCWEALVSPLVQNITSPDEDGISPLGWLLDQYLECREAAHNPQSRAAAFSSRVRRLTHLLVHVEPCEASPPVVATPRPKGRNRSHDWSSLATRGLPSSIMRNLTRCWRAVVEEQVNNFLTSSWRDDDFVPRYCEHFNNLQKSSSELFGPRAAFLLALQNGCAGALLKLPFLKAAHVSEQFARHIDQRIQGSRIGGARGMEMLAQLQRCLETVLIFSGLEIATTFEHYYQHYMADRLLGVGSSWLEGAVLEQIGPCFPNRLPQQMLRSLSTSEELQRQFHVYQLQRLDQELLKLEDTERKIQVGALEGMSKWAGRKEERKSRLEEAMVPGNPVPLQVGCEANGKEHESEDDEEAGAAAAVDVVEGEEEEEENEDLYYEGAMPEVSVLVLSPRCWPVASICHTLNPRTCLPSYLRGTLNRYSNFYNKSQSHPALEQGSQRRLQWTWLGRAELQFGDQTLHVSTVQMWLLLYLNDLKVVSVESLLELSGLSPDMLNQAIGPLTSSRGPLDLHEPKDVPGGFLKIRDGSEELRPRRGNVWLIPPQTYLKAEDEEGRNLEKRRNLVNCLIVRILKSHGDEGLHIDQLVCLVLEAWQKGPCPSRGLVSTLGRGSACSSTDVLSCILHLLGKGTLRRHDDRPQMLSYAVPVTVMEPHTESLNPGSLGPNPPLTFHTLQIRSRGVPYASCTGTQSFSTFQ, via the exons ATGGTGGGGGAACTTCGCTACAGGGAATTCAGGGTGCCCCTGGGGCCGGGCTTACATGCCTATCCCGATGAGCTGATCCGCCAACGGGTGGGCCACGATGGGCATCCTGAGTACCAGATTCGCTGGCTCATCCTCAGGCGCGGGGATGATGGGGAAGGGGGCTCCAGCCAAGTGGACTGCAAGGCTGAGCACATCCTGCTATGGATGTCCAACGACGAGATCTATGCCAACTGCCACAAGATGCTGGGCGAGAATGGCCAGGTCATCGGGCCCTCTCAGGAgtctgcaggggaggctggggcctTGGACAAATCTGTGCTGGGGGAGATGGAAACCGATGTGAAGTCCCTGATTCAGAGAGCCCTTCGGCAACTAGAGGAATGTGTGGGCAccatccctcctgcccctctgctTCATACTGTCCATGTGCTCAGTGCCTATGCCAGCATCGAGCCCCTCACTGGGGTATTCAAAGACCCAAGGGTCTTGGACTTGCTCATGCACATGTTGAGTAGTCCCGATTATCAGATTCGCTGGAGCGCTGGCCGGATGATACAAGCCCTGTCCTCCCATGACGCTGGTGAGGGGCAGtatggggaggaagggaaagcaGGAGAGGGGCTGGGTCGGCTCAGGGACTCACAGGACACTGTGGCAGGAGCCTCTGACCTCATCA GGACCCGGACCCAGATCCTTCTGTCACTGAGCCAACAAGAGGCCATTGAGAAGCACCTGGATTTTGATAGCCGCTGTGCTCTGCTGGCATTGTTTGCACAGGCCACACTCTCTGAACATCCCATGTCTTTCGAGGGCATTCAGCTGCCACAG GTCCCAGGAAGGCTGCTCTTCTCCCTGGTGAAGCATTATTTGAATGTCACCTCACTCCTGGATCAGCTGAATGACAGTGCTACAGAACCAGGAGCCCAGAACAACTCTGCTCCTGAAGAGTTGAGTGGGGAGAGGGGTCGGCTGGAGCTGGAGTTCAGTATGGCCATGGGCACCCTGATCTCGGAGCTAGTGCAGGCCATGCGCTGGGACCGGGCCTCAAGCAGACCAGGGAGCTCAGCACAGGCCCCCTGTTccatcttccagcctcagctggCAGATGCGGCCGCAGGGCTTCCAcccacccaggcccagccctccctCAGGAGGTCAAAGCGGTTTCGCCCCCGCTCTCAGTTTGCAAGTGGCAATACCTATGCCTTGTATGTGCGGGACACGCTGCAGCCGGGGATGCGAGTGCGGATGCTGGCTGATTACGAGGAGATCAGTGCCGGGGATGAAGGCGAGTTCCGGCAGAGCAACAGTGGTGTGCCCCCTGCGCAG GTGTTCTGGGAGTCAACGGGCCGCACCTATTGGGTGCACTGGCACATGCTGGAGATCTTGGGCTTTGAGGAAGACATTGAAGACGTGGTCCCAGCTGATGAGCACCAGGGGGCAGTGGTCAGTGGAGCCCTGGGTAGAG ccctgccctcctggcgcTGGAAGCCGATGACAGAGCTCTATGCTGTACCTTATGTGCTGCCTGaggatgaggacactgaggagaGTGAACACCTGACCCAGGCCGAGTGGTGGGAGCTCCTTTTTTTCATCCAGAAGCTGGATGGACCCGGCCATCAGGAGGTTCTCGAGATCCTCCAGGAGAACCTAGATGGGGAG CACATCCTGGATGATGAGATCTTGGCTGAGCTGGCTGTGCCCATAGAGTTGGCCCAGGACCTGCTGCTGTCTCTACCACAGCGACTTGATGACAGTGCCCTCAGGGACCTGATCAACTGCCGTGTCTATAGGAAGTATGGGCCTGAAGCCTACCCATCCCTTCTAGAAGCCCAGCAAGATGTCCTCCTGTcaaaagcccaggaccaggcTCAGGAATCAGAAGATGCAGCCAGAGTAGGAG TGAAAGAACCCCCATCTCAGAGCCTCAACACTCCCCTGCAGCATCTGGTGGAGGGTTATGGTCCTGCTGGGAAAATCCTCCTGGATCTGGAGCAAGCCCTCAGCTCAGAAGGGACCCAGGAGAGCAAAGTCAAGTCACTCCTGCTGCAGTTGCAGCGGCAGCCCCAGCCCTTCCTCACGCTGATGCAGAGCCTGGACACTCCAGAGACCAACAGGGCGCTGCACCTGACTGCTCTGAG AATCCTGATGCAGCTGGTGGACTTCCCCGAGGCGCTGCTGCTCCCCTGGCACGAGGCCATGGACGCCTGCATGGCCTGCTTGCGGTCCCCAAACACTGACCGAGAG GTGCTCCaggaactgatttttttcctgcacCGCCTGACCTCGGTGAGCAGGGACTATGCTGTGGTGCTGAATCAGCTGGGAGCCCGAGATGCCATCTCCAAGGCCCTGGAAAAGCACCTGGGAAAGCTGGAGCTGGCTCAGGAGCTGCGGGACATGGTGTTCAAGTGTGAGAAGCATGCACACCTCTACCGGAAACTCACCACCAACATCCTGGGAGGCTGCATCCAG ATGGTGCTAGGCCAGATCGAAGACCACAGACGAACCCACCGGCCCATCAACATCCCTTTCTTTGATGTGTTCCTCAGATATCTGTGCCAGG GCTCCAGTGTGGAAGTGAAGGAGGACAAGTGCTGGGAGAAGGTGGAGGTGTCCTCCAACCCACACCGGGCCAGCAAGCTGACGGACCGCAACCCCAGGACCTACTGGGAGTCCAACGGCAGCACTGGCTCCCACTACATCACCTTGCACATGCACCAAGGCGTCCTCGTCAG gcaGCTGACTCTGCTGGTAGCCAGCGAGGACTCGAGCTACATGCCGGCCCGGGTGGTGGTCTATGGGGGTGACAACACCAGCTCTCTTAACACGGAACTCAACTCG GTGAACGTGATGCCCTCCGCCAGCCGGGTGATCCTCCTGGAGAACCTGAACCGCTTCTGGCCCATCATCCAGATCCGCATAAAGCGCTGCCAGCAG GGCGGCACCGATACGCGCATTCGGGGGTTGGAGATCCTGGGCCCCAAACCCACGTTCTGGCCAGTGTTTCGGGAGCAGCTGTGTCGTCACACACGCCTCTTCTACATGGTTCGGGCACAGGCCTGGAGCCAGGACATGGCAGAGGACCGCATGAGCCTCCTGCACCTGAGTTCTAG ACTGAATGGGGCTCTGCGCCAGGAGCAGACTTTTGCTCACCGCTTCCTTCCCGACAACGAGGCTGCCCGAGCTCTGGGCAAGACCTGCTGGGAGGCCCTGGTCAGCCCCCTGGTCCAGAACATCACCTCACCTG ATGAGGATGGCATCAGCCCCCTGGGCTGGCTGTTGGACCAATACCTGGAGTGTCGCGAGGCTGCACACAACCCCCAGAGCCGCGCGGCAGCCTTCTCCTCACGGGTGCGCCGCCTCACACACCTGTTGGTGCATGTCGAGCCCTGCGAGGCATCCCCGCCAGTGGTGGCCACTCCCCGGCCCA AGGGCAGAAACAGAAGCCATGACTGGAGCTCCTTGGCCACCCGGGGCCTTCCAAGCAGCATCATGAGAAACCTGACCCGCTGCTGGCGGGCCGTGGTGGAGGAGcag GTGAACAATTTTCTGACCTCATCCTGGCGGGATGATGACTTTGTGCCACGCTACTGTGAACACTTTAATAATCTGCAGAAGTCGAGTTCTGAGCTGTTTGGGCCACGGGCAGCCTTCTTGCTGGCGCTGCAGAACGGCTGTGCAGGGGCCTTGCTGAAGCTCCCTTTCCTCAAAGCTGCCCAC GTGAGTGAGCAGTTTGCCCGGCACATTGACCAGCGGATCCAGGGCAGCCGGATCGGTGGAGCCCGGGGGATGGAGATGCTGGCGCAACTGCAGCGATGCCTGGAAACGGTTCTCATTTTCTCTGGCCTGGAGATAGCCACCACCTTTGAGCATTACTACCA GCACTACATGGCAGACCGTCTCCTGGGCGTGGGCTCCAGCTGGCTGGAAGGGGCTGTGCTGGAGCAGATCGGTCCCTGCTTCCCCAACCGCCTGCCCCAGCAGATGTTGCGGAGCCTGAGCACCTCGGAGGAGCTGCAGCGCCAGTTCCATGTCTATCAGCTCCAGCGGCTTGATCAGGAACTCCTAAAGCTGGAAGATACAGAGAGGAAAATACAAGTGGGTGCCTTGGAAGGGATGAGCAAATGGGCAggtaggaaggaagagaggaagagcagACTGGAGGAGGCCATGGTACCTGGGAACCCTGTGCCCCTTCAGGTGGGCTGTGAGGCCAATGGCAAGGAGCACGAGAGCGAGGACGACGAGGAAGCTGGGGCAGCAGCAGCGGTGGACgtggtggagggagaggaggaggaggaggagaacgaGGACCTCTACTATGAAGGGGCAATGCCAGAAGTGTCTGTGCTCGTCCTGTCCCCACGCTGCTGGCCTGTCGCCTCAATCTGCCACACACTGAACCCAAGAACCTGCCTGCCCTCCTACCTGAGGGGCACTTTGAACCGATACTCCAACTTCTACAACAAGA GTCAGAGCCACCCTGCCCTAGAGCAAGGCTCCCAGAGGCGACTGCAGTGGACGTGGCTGGGCCGGGCTGAGCTGCAGTTTGGGGACCAGACCCTGCATGTGTCCACCGTGCAGATGTGGCTGCTACTGTATCTCAATGATCTGAAG GTGGTCTCTGTGGAGAGCCTGCTGGAGCTCTCGGGGCTCTCTCCAGACATGCTGAATCAGGCGATTGGGCCTCTCACCTCTTCAAGAGGCCCCCTGGACCTTCATGAGCCAAAGGACGTACCAGGAG GGTTCCTCAAGATTCGAGATGGCAGCGAGGAACTCAGGCCAAGGAGAGGAAACGTGTGGCTCATCCCACCTCAGACATACCTGAAAGCTGAGGATGAAGAGGGCCGGAACTTGGAGAAGAGACGGAACCTTGTGAACTGCCTCATTGTCCGAATCCTCAAGTCCCATGGGGATGAGGGGCTGCACATTGACCAGCTTGTCTGTCTG GTGCTGGAGGCTTGGCAGAAGGGTCCATGTCCTTCCAGGGGTTTGGTCAGTACCCTTGGTAGGGGGTCTGCCTGCAGCAGCACCGACGTCCTCTCCTGCATCCTGCACCTCCTGGGCAAGGGCACACTGAGACGCCATGATGACCGGCCCCAGATGTTGTCCTACGCAGTCCCTGTGACCGTGATGGAGCCTCACACCGAGTCCCTGAACCCAGGCTCTTTGGGCCCCAACCCACCCCTCACCTTCCACACCCTGCAGATTCGCTCAAGGGGTGTGCCCTATGCCTCCTGCACTGGCACCCAGAGCTTCTCTACCTTCCAGTAG
- the CUL7 gene encoding cullin-7 isoform X3, whose translation MVGELRYREFRVPLGPGLHAYPDELIRQRVGHDGHPEYQIRWLILRRGDDGEGGSSQVDCKAEHILLWMSNDEIYANCHKMLGENGQVIGPSQESAGEAGALDKSVLGEMETDVKSLIQRALRQLEECVGTIPPAPLLHTVHVLSAYASIEPLTGVFKDPRVLDLLMHMLSSPDYQIRWSAGRMIQALSSHDAGEGQYGEEGKAGEGLGRLRDSQDTVAGASDLIRTRTQILLSLSQQEAIEKHLDFDSRCALLALFAQATLSEHPMSFEGIQLPQVPGRLLFSLVKHYLNVTSLLDQLNDSATEPGAQNNSAPEELSGERGRLELEFSMAMGTLISELVQAMRWDRASSRPGSSAQAPCSIFQPQLADAAAGLPPTQAQPSLRRSKRFRPRSQFASGNTYALYVRDTLQPGMRVRMLADYEEISAGDEGEFRQSNSGVPPAQVFWESTGRTYWVHWHMLEILGFEEDIEDVVPADEHQGAVVSGALGRALPSWRWKPMTELYAVPYVLPEDEDTEESEHLTQAEWWELLFFIQKLDGPGHQEVLEILQENLDGEHILDDEILAELAVPIELAQDLLLSLPQRLDDSALRDLINCRVYRKYGPEAYPSLLEAQQDVLLSKAQDQAQESEDAARVGVKEPPSQSLNTPLQHLVEGYGPAGKILLDLEQALSSEGTQESKVKSLLLQLQRQPQPFLTLMQSLDTPETNRALHLTALRILMQLVDFPEALLLPWHEAMDACMACLRSPNTDREVLQELIFFLHRLTSVSRDYAVVLNQLGARDAISKALEKHLGKLELAQELRDMVFKCEKHAHLYRKLTTNILGGCIQMVLGQIEDHRRTHRPINIPFFDVFLRYLCQGSSVEVKEDKCWEKVEVSSNPHRASKLTDRNPRTYWESNGSTGSHYITLHMHQGVLVRQLTLLVASEDSSYMPARVVVYGGDNTSSLNTELNSVNVMPSASRVILLENLNRFWPIIQIRIKRCQQGGTDTRIRGLEILGPKPTFWPVFREQLCRHTRLFYMVRAQAWSQDMAEDRMSLLHLSSRLNGALRQEQTFAHRFLPDNEAARALGKTCWEALVSPLVQNITSPDEDGISPLGWLLDQYLECREAAHNPQSRAAAFSSRVRRLTHLLVHVEPCEASPPVVATPRPKGRNRSHDWSSLATRGLPSSIMRNLTRCWRAVVEEQVNNFLTSSWRDDDFVPRYCEHFNNLQKSSSELFGPRAAFLLALQNGCAGALLKLPFLKAAHVSEQFARHIDQRIQGSRIGGARGMEMLAQLQRCLETVLIFSGLEIATTFEHYYQHYMADRLLGVGSSWLEGAVLEQIGPCFPNRLPQQMLRSLSTSEELQRQFHVYQLQRLDQELLKLEDTERKIQVGCEANGKEHESEDDEEAGAAAAVDVVEGEEEEEENEDLYYEGAMPEVSVLVLSPRCWPVASICHTLNPRTCLPSYLRGTLNRYSNFYNKSQSHPALEQGSQRRLQWTWLGRAELQFGDQTLHVSTVQMWLLLYLNDLKVVSVESLLELSGLSPDMLNQAIGPLTSSRGPLDLHEPKDVPGGFLKIRDGSEELRPRRGNVWLIPPQTYLKAEDEEGRNLEKRRNLVNCLIVRILKSHGDEGLHIDQLVCLVLEAWQKGPCPSRGLVSTLGRGSACSSTDVLSCILHLLGKGTLRRHDDRPQMLSYAVPVTVMEPHTESLNPGSLGPNPPLTFHTLQIRSRGVPYASCTGTQSFSTFQ comes from the exons ATGGTGGGGGAACTTCGCTACAGGGAATTCAGGGTGCCCCTGGGGCCGGGCTTACATGCCTATCCCGATGAGCTGATCCGCCAACGGGTGGGCCACGATGGGCATCCTGAGTACCAGATTCGCTGGCTCATCCTCAGGCGCGGGGATGATGGGGAAGGGGGCTCCAGCCAAGTGGACTGCAAGGCTGAGCACATCCTGCTATGGATGTCCAACGACGAGATCTATGCCAACTGCCACAAGATGCTGGGCGAGAATGGCCAGGTCATCGGGCCCTCTCAGGAgtctgcaggggaggctggggcctTGGACAAATCTGTGCTGGGGGAGATGGAAACCGATGTGAAGTCCCTGATTCAGAGAGCCCTTCGGCAACTAGAGGAATGTGTGGGCAccatccctcctgcccctctgctTCATACTGTCCATGTGCTCAGTGCCTATGCCAGCATCGAGCCCCTCACTGGGGTATTCAAAGACCCAAGGGTCTTGGACTTGCTCATGCACATGTTGAGTAGTCCCGATTATCAGATTCGCTGGAGCGCTGGCCGGATGATACAAGCCCTGTCCTCCCATGACGCTGGTGAGGGGCAGtatggggaggaagggaaagcaGGAGAGGGGCTGGGTCGGCTCAGGGACTCACAGGACACTGTGGCAGGAGCCTCTGACCTCATCA GGACCCGGACCCAGATCCTTCTGTCACTGAGCCAACAAGAGGCCATTGAGAAGCACCTGGATTTTGATAGCCGCTGTGCTCTGCTGGCATTGTTTGCACAGGCCACACTCTCTGAACATCCCATGTCTTTCGAGGGCATTCAGCTGCCACAG GTCCCAGGAAGGCTGCTCTTCTCCCTGGTGAAGCATTATTTGAATGTCACCTCACTCCTGGATCAGCTGAATGACAGTGCTACAGAACCAGGAGCCCAGAACAACTCTGCTCCTGAAGAGTTGAGTGGGGAGAGGGGTCGGCTGGAGCTGGAGTTCAGTATGGCCATGGGCACCCTGATCTCGGAGCTAGTGCAGGCCATGCGCTGGGACCGGGCCTCAAGCAGACCAGGGAGCTCAGCACAGGCCCCCTGTTccatcttccagcctcagctggCAGATGCGGCCGCAGGGCTTCCAcccacccaggcccagccctccctCAGGAGGTCAAAGCGGTTTCGCCCCCGCTCTCAGTTTGCAAGTGGCAATACCTATGCCTTGTATGTGCGGGACACGCTGCAGCCGGGGATGCGAGTGCGGATGCTGGCTGATTACGAGGAGATCAGTGCCGGGGATGAAGGCGAGTTCCGGCAGAGCAACAGTGGTGTGCCCCCTGCGCAG GTGTTCTGGGAGTCAACGGGCCGCACCTATTGGGTGCACTGGCACATGCTGGAGATCTTGGGCTTTGAGGAAGACATTGAAGACGTGGTCCCAGCTGATGAGCACCAGGGGGCAGTGGTCAGTGGAGCCCTGGGTAGAG ccctgccctcctggcgcTGGAAGCCGATGACAGAGCTCTATGCTGTACCTTATGTGCTGCCTGaggatgaggacactgaggagaGTGAACACCTGACCCAGGCCGAGTGGTGGGAGCTCCTTTTTTTCATCCAGAAGCTGGATGGACCCGGCCATCAGGAGGTTCTCGAGATCCTCCAGGAGAACCTAGATGGGGAG CACATCCTGGATGATGAGATCTTGGCTGAGCTGGCTGTGCCCATAGAGTTGGCCCAGGACCTGCTGCTGTCTCTACCACAGCGACTTGATGACAGTGCCCTCAGGGACCTGATCAACTGCCGTGTCTATAGGAAGTATGGGCCTGAAGCCTACCCATCCCTTCTAGAAGCCCAGCAAGATGTCCTCCTGTcaaaagcccaggaccaggcTCAGGAATCAGAAGATGCAGCCAGAGTAGGAG TGAAAGAACCCCCATCTCAGAGCCTCAACACTCCCCTGCAGCATCTGGTGGAGGGTTATGGTCCTGCTGGGAAAATCCTCCTGGATCTGGAGCAAGCCCTCAGCTCAGAAGGGACCCAGGAGAGCAAAGTCAAGTCACTCCTGCTGCAGTTGCAGCGGCAGCCCCAGCCCTTCCTCACGCTGATGCAGAGCCTGGACACTCCAGAGACCAACAGGGCGCTGCACCTGACTGCTCTGAG AATCCTGATGCAGCTGGTGGACTTCCCCGAGGCGCTGCTGCTCCCCTGGCACGAGGCCATGGACGCCTGCATGGCCTGCTTGCGGTCCCCAAACACTGACCGAGAG GTGCTCCaggaactgatttttttcctgcacCGCCTGACCTCGGTGAGCAGGGACTATGCTGTGGTGCTGAATCAGCTGGGAGCCCGAGATGCCATCTCCAAGGCCCTGGAAAAGCACCTGGGAAAGCTGGAGCTGGCTCAGGAGCTGCGGGACATGGTGTTCAAGTGTGAGAAGCATGCACACCTCTACCGGAAACTCACCACCAACATCCTGGGAGGCTGCATCCAG ATGGTGCTAGGCCAGATCGAAGACCACAGACGAACCCACCGGCCCATCAACATCCCTTTCTTTGATGTGTTCCTCAGATATCTGTGCCAGG GCTCCAGTGTGGAAGTGAAGGAGGACAAGTGCTGGGAGAAGGTGGAGGTGTCCTCCAACCCACACCGGGCCAGCAAGCTGACGGACCGCAACCCCAGGACCTACTGGGAGTCCAACGGCAGCACTGGCTCCCACTACATCACCTTGCACATGCACCAAGGCGTCCTCGTCAG gcaGCTGACTCTGCTGGTAGCCAGCGAGGACTCGAGCTACATGCCGGCCCGGGTGGTGGTCTATGGGGGTGACAACACCAGCTCTCTTAACACGGAACTCAACTCG GTGAACGTGATGCCCTCCGCCAGCCGGGTGATCCTCCTGGAGAACCTGAACCGCTTCTGGCCCATCATCCAGATCCGCATAAAGCGCTGCCAGCAG GGCGGCACCGATACGCGCATTCGGGGGTTGGAGATCCTGGGCCCCAAACCCACGTTCTGGCCAGTGTTTCGGGAGCAGCTGTGTCGTCACACACGCCTCTTCTACATGGTTCGGGCACAGGCCTGGAGCCAGGACATGGCAGAGGACCGCATGAGCCTCCTGCACCTGAGTTCTAG ACTGAATGGGGCTCTGCGCCAGGAGCAGACTTTTGCTCACCGCTTCCTTCCCGACAACGAGGCTGCCCGAGCTCTGGGCAAGACCTGCTGGGAGGCCCTGGTCAGCCCCCTGGTCCAGAACATCACCTCACCTG ATGAGGATGGCATCAGCCCCCTGGGCTGGCTGTTGGACCAATACCTGGAGTGTCGCGAGGCTGCACACAACCCCCAGAGCCGCGCGGCAGCCTTCTCCTCACGGGTGCGCCGCCTCACACACCTGTTGGTGCATGTCGAGCCCTGCGAGGCATCCCCGCCAGTGGTGGCCACTCCCCGGCCCA AGGGCAGAAACAGAAGCCATGACTGGAGCTCCTTGGCCACCCGGGGCCTTCCAAGCAGCATCATGAGAAACCTGACCCGCTGCTGGCGGGCCGTGGTGGAGGAGcag GTGAACAATTTTCTGACCTCATCCTGGCGGGATGATGACTTTGTGCCACGCTACTGTGAACACTTTAATAATCTGCAGAAGTCGAGTTCTGAGCTGTTTGGGCCACGGGCAGCCTTCTTGCTGGCGCTGCAGAACGGCTGTGCAGGGGCCTTGCTGAAGCTCCCTTTCCTCAAAGCTGCCCAC GTGAGTGAGCAGTTTGCCCGGCACATTGACCAGCGGATCCAGGGCAGCCGGATCGGTGGAGCCCGGGGGATGGAGATGCTGGCGCAACTGCAGCGATGCCTGGAAACGGTTCTCATTTTCTCTGGCCTGGAGATAGCCACCACCTTTGAGCATTACTACCA GCACTACATGGCAGACCGTCTCCTGGGCGTGGGCTCCAGCTGGCTGGAAGGGGCTGTGCTGGAGCAGATCGGTCCCTGCTTCCCCAACCGCCTGCCCCAGCAGATGTTGCGGAGCCTGAGCACCTCGGAGGAGCTGCAGCGCCAGTTCCATGTCTATCAGCTCCAGCGGCTTGATCAGGAACTCCTAAAGCTGGAAGATACAGAGAGGAAAATACAA GTGGGCTGTGAGGCCAATGGCAAGGAGCACGAGAGCGAGGACGACGAGGAAGCTGGGGCAGCAGCAGCGGTGGACgtggtggagggagaggaggaggaggaggagaacgaGGACCTCTACTATGAAGGGGCAATGCCAGAAGTGTCTGTGCTCGTCCTGTCCCCACGCTGCTGGCCTGTCGCCTCAATCTGCCACACACTGAACCCAAGAACCTGCCTGCCCTCCTACCTGAGGGGCACTTTGAACCGATACTCCAACTTCTACAACAAGA GTCAGAGCCACCCTGCCCTAGAGCAAGGCTCCCAGAGGCGACTGCAGTGGACGTGGCTGGGCCGGGCTGAGCTGCAGTTTGGGGACCAGACCCTGCATGTGTCCACCGTGCAGATGTGGCTGCTACTGTATCTCAATGATCTGAAG GTGGTCTCTGTGGAGAGCCTGCTGGAGCTCTCGGGGCTCTCTCCAGACATGCTGAATCAGGCGATTGGGCCTCTCACCTCTTCAAGAGGCCCCCTGGACCTTCATGAGCCAAAGGACGTACCAGGAG GGTTCCTCAAGATTCGAGATGGCAGCGAGGAACTCAGGCCAAGGAGAGGAAACGTGTGGCTCATCCCACCTCAGACATACCTGAAAGCTGAGGATGAAGAGGGCCGGAACTTGGAGAAGAGACGGAACCTTGTGAACTGCCTCATTGTCCGAATCCTCAAGTCCCATGGGGATGAGGGGCTGCACATTGACCAGCTTGTCTGTCTG GTGCTGGAGGCTTGGCAGAAGGGTCCATGTCCTTCCAGGGGTTTGGTCAGTACCCTTGGTAGGGGGTCTGCCTGCAGCAGCACCGACGTCCTCTCCTGCATCCTGCACCTCCTGGGCAAGGGCACACTGAGACGCCATGATGACCGGCCCCAGATGTTGTCCTACGCAGTCCCTGTGACCGTGATGGAGCCTCACACCGAGTCCCTGAACCCAGGCTCTTTGGGCCCCAACCCACCCCTCACCTTCCACACCCTGCAGATTCGCTCAAGGGGTGTGCCCTATGCCTCCTGCACTGGCACCCAGAGCTTCTCTACCTTCCAGTAG